A part of Rhinolophus ferrumequinum isolate MPI-CBG mRhiFer1 chromosome 11, mRhiFer1_v1.p, whole genome shotgun sequence genomic DNA contains:
- the LOC117029723 gene encoding olfactory receptor 51V1-like gives MSASSAINSSIFILRGFPGLGQYYPWISIPFSAIYAMVLLGNCLVLHVIRTEPSLHQPMFYFLAMLALTDLCMGLSTVHTVLGVLWGLSQEVSLDACIAQTYFVHGLSCTESGVLLAMAFDRFTAICNPLRYTSILTNTRIIHLMVSIVMRSAVSILPVIRLKFFHYCRPHNLSHSFCLHQDLLRLVCSDIRFNSFYALALVICTLLLDAVLILISYVFILQTVLAIASREERLKSLQTCVSHICAVLVFYIPIIGLTMVHRFGKHLSPLVHVLMGNIYILFPPLMNPIIYSVKTEQLRSRMKNWFSSKM, from the coding sequence ATGTCTGCTTCTTCTGCTATCAATTCCTCCATATTCATTCTGAGGGGGTTCCCTGGCCTAGGTCAGTACTATCCCTGGATTTCAATTCCCTTCTCCGCCATCTATGCCATGGTGCTTCTGGGAAACTGCCTGGTGCTGCACGTGATCCGGACCGAGCCGAGCCTGCACCAGCCCATGTTCTACTTCTTGGCCATGCTGGCCCTCACTGACCTGTGCATGGGGCTGTCCACAGTGCACACGGTGCTGGGGGTCCTGTGGGGGCTCAGCCAGGAAGTCAGCCTGGATGCCTGCATCGCACAGACTTATTTTGTCCACGGTCTCTCCTGCACAGAGTCTGGAGTCCTTCTTGCCATGGCCTTTGATCGCTTTACTGCAATCTGCAATCCTCTGAGATATACATCTATCCTGACTAATACGAGAATCATTCATTTAATGGTGAGCATTGTGATGAGAAGTGCTGTGTCTATTCTTCCTGTCATTCGTTTGAAGTTCTTCCATTACTGCCGCCCCCATAACCTCTCCCACTCTTTCTGCCTGCACCAGGACCTACTCCGGCTGGTCTGCTCTGACATCCGCTTCAACAGCTTCTATGCCCTGGCTCTGGTCATTTGTACCTTGCTCTTGGATGCTGTTCTTATTCTCATCTCCTATGTTTTCATCTTGCAGACAGTGTTGGCAATCGCATCGCGGGAAGAAAGGCTCAAGTCTTTACAAACCTGTGTTTCCCACATCTGTGCTGTCTTGgttttttatattcccatcatTGGTCTCACTATGGTGCACCGCTTTGGGAAGCATCTCTCACCTTTGGTTCACGTCCTTATGGGCaatatttatattctctttccACCCTTGATGAATCCTATCATCTACAGTGTGAAGACCGAGCAGCTCCGAAGCAGGATGAAGAATTGGTTTTCTTCGAAAATGTAG
- the LOC117029724 gene encoding olfactory receptor 52Z1-like, whose protein sequence is MTAPTHSKGPTLILSMVEFVKTVVYPAVDDVDFGYFSVTTSNYTSSHLTAFLLTGVPGLEDFQIWLSIPFSFMYLLALIGNGLVMAVVAWDRNLHEPMYLFLAMLALNDVLLCTVTVPKMLLIFWQGPSLSTFPACLTQMFFVHALFLSESAVLLAMAFDRYVAICAPLRYATLLTGSLISKVALTLVARSVAVVTPGVLLILRLHFCQSNIIRHTYCENMGIAKLACNSIKLNSVYGLTAALLTTGLDFVFIALSYWVILRTVFQLPSREARTKAFGTCGAHICVILIFYTLAFFSFFTHRFGNRVPRHALILLANLYLLVPPTMNPIVYGVKTKEIRMQMRGLCKQLK, encoded by the exons ATGACAGCCCCAACTCATAGTAAAGGTCCCACACTTATTTTGTCAATGGTGGAATTTGTGAAAACAGTAGTGTACCCTGCAGTGGAtgatgtag ATTTTGGCTATTTCTCTGTAACAACATCCAACTATACATCAAGTCACCTCACAGCCTTTCTGCTGACTGGAGTCCCAGGATTAGAAGACTTCCAAATCTGGCTCTCCATTCCTTTCAGCTTCATGTACCTTTTGGCCCTAATAGGCAATGGCTTGGTTATGGCAGTAGTGGCCTGGGACAGGAACCTCCACGAACCCATGTATCTCTTCCTTGCCATGCTGGCACTCAATGATGTCCTCCTTTGTACTGTCACAGTGCCCAAAATGCTTCTCATCTTCTGGCAGGGCCCTTCCCTATCAACATTTCCTGCATGTCTCACACAGATGTTTTTTGTTCATGCTTTGTTTCTCTCTGAATCTGCTGTTCTACTGGCCATGGCTTTTGATCGTTATGTGGCTATATGTGCACCACTCCGCTATGCAACCCTACTTACAGGCTCTCTCATTAGCAAGGTGGCTCTGACTCTGGTGGCTCGGAGTGTGGCTGTAGTTACCCCTGGTGTCCTCCTCATTCTCCGTCTGCACTTCTGCCAGAGCAACATCATCCGCCATACCTACTGTGAGAACATGGGCATTGCCAAGTTGGCCTGCAATAGCATTAAACTTAATAGCGTTTATGGGCTCACTGCTGCTCTCCTCACCACAGGGCTGGACTTTGTTTTCATTGCGTTGTCCTACTGGGTAATCCTGAGAACAGTCTTCCAACTACCTTCTAGGGAGGCCCGGACAAAGGCCTTTGGAACCTGTGGAGCACATATATGTGTCATCTTGATATTTTATACTCtggccttcttttctttctttacccatcGCTTTGGAAACCGTGTACCCAGACATGCCCTTATCCTCCTGGCAAACCTCTACTTACTGGTGCCACCTACCATGAACCCCATTGTTTATGGGGTAAAGACAAAAGAGATAAGGATGCAAATGCGAGGGCTTTGTAAGCAACTAAAATGA
- the LOC117029722 gene encoding olfactory receptor 51G2-like — MSDSNHTGIFFFLTGLPGLEAMHTWLSIPLCAMYVASLSGNSLILWVVKSEPSLHQPMYYFLSMLAVTDLGLSASTLPTMLTIYMLGLREVAVDVCLAQLFFIHSFSIMESSVLLTMAFDRVVAISKPLRYGTILTSPRIARMGLAIILRSVGLHIPAPIMLKKLPYCHNFRLSHSYCLHPDVMKLACADTHINSAYGLFVVLSTLGVDAVLIVLSYALILHTVLSLASKAQRLKALNTCISHICAVLLFYTPMIGLSMIHRFGRWASPCSRVLLSYLHFLTPPLLNPIVYTIKTKQIRMRMLRLFWWNRSSNRDKEHN; from the coding sequence ATGTCAGACTCCAACCACACcggcatttttttcttcctaacagGCCTCCCAGGCCTTGAGGCTATGCACACCTGGCTCTCCATCCCTCTGTGTGCCATGTATGTGGCATCTCTGTCAGGGAACAGCCTAATCCTATGGGTGGTGAAGTCAGAACCCTCCCTGCACCAGCCCATGTACTACTTTCTGTCCATGCTGGCAGTGACCGACCTGGGTTTGTCTGCCTCCACGCTGCCCACCATGCTCACCATCTACATGCTGGGTCTCAGGGAGGTGGCGGTGGATGTGTGCCTGGCCCAACTCTTCTTCATCCACAGCTTCTCCATCATGGAGTCCTCTGTGCTGCTGACCATGGCCTTTGACCGTGTTGTTGCCATCAGCAAGCCCCTGCGCTATGGCACCATCCTCACGAGTCCCCGGATTGCCCGAATGGGGCTGGCCATCATCTTGCGCAGCGTCGGGCTCCACATCCCGGCCCCCATCATGCTGAAGAAGCTGCCTTACTGCCACAATTTCCGGCTGTCCCACTCCTACTGCCTGCACCCAGATGTCATGAAGCTGGCTTGTGCTGACACCCACATCAACAGCGCCTATGGTCTCTTTGTAGTGCTCTCCACGCTAGGTGTGGACGCAGTGCTCATTGTTCTCTCCTACGCGCTGATCCTCCACACCGTGCTGTCCCTTGCCTCCAAGGCCCAGCGCCTCAAAGCGCTCAACACTTGCATCTCCCACATCTGTGCTGTGCTGCTCTTTTACACACCTATGATTGGCCTGTCTATGATCCATCGATTTGGGAGGTGGGCTTCCCCATGCAGCCGTGTACTGCTCTCCTATTTGCACTTTCTCACACCTCCATTGCTCAACCCCATTGTCTACACTATTAAGACGAAGCAGATCCGAATGAGGATGCTACGTCTCTTCTGGTGGAATAGAAGTAGCAATAGGGACAAAGAGCATAATTAA